A window of the Streptosporangiales bacterium genome harbors these coding sequences:
- a CDS encoding 3-hydroxyacyl-CoA dehydrogenase has protein sequence MDSAYAGAMATTVDRLEAERDDVAGVIVTSAKKTFFAGGDLDMLYAVTPDRAAEFGAELARIKGQLRRLETLGRPVVAALNGTALGGGYEIALACHHRICVDNRSVRIGLPEVTLGLIPGGGGITRLVRLLGLEKAFPLLTEGRRLRPADALDAGLVDALVPDRDTLLAEAKAWLLAHPDARQPWDADGYRMPGGSPASPTMYQLLAAAPALLHARTRGNFPAPLAILSAAVEGALVDVDTALTIESRYLTKVVTGQVAKNMIGTFWFQLNAITSGRSRPDGVEPRPTRRLGVLGAGMMGAGIAYVSALAGIDVVLKDVDLARAETGRAKVAALLDERVAKGPLGADDRAAIVARVTPTGDDADLAGCDLVIEAVFEDRALKHRVTAAAESRVANDAVIASNTSTLPITGLAEAVPDPKRFVGLHFFSPVHKMPLVEIIRGEQTSDETLARAFDYVRQIEKTPIVVNDSRGFFTSRVFAAYALEGIAMLAEGVHPALIENVARRAGQPVGPLAVTDEVTHTLMWHIREQTLADLTAAGQPVEGNHLVDHPAFAVVDTFVNELRRTGKAAGAGFYEYPDEGRKRLWPELVTRYHRTDAAVPEQDVRDRLLFAQAIDTVRCLEAGVLTSVADANVGSIFGLGFPAWTGGALQFVNAHGVAAFVERADYLADRYGDRFAPPTLLREKAARGETF, from the coding sequence ATGGACTCGGCGTACGCCGGCGCGATGGCCACCACGGTCGACCGCCTCGAGGCCGAGCGCGACGACGTCGCCGGCGTGATCGTCACCTCGGCGAAGAAGACGTTCTTCGCGGGCGGCGACCTCGACATGCTGTACGCGGTGACACCCGACCGCGCGGCGGAGTTCGGCGCGGAGCTGGCGAGGATCAAGGGCCAGCTGCGCCGACTCGAGACGCTCGGCCGTCCGGTCGTCGCCGCGCTCAACGGCACGGCACTCGGCGGCGGGTACGAGATTGCACTGGCCTGCCACCACAGGATCTGCGTCGACAACCGGAGCGTCAGGATCGGCCTGCCCGAGGTGACCCTCGGCCTGATCCCCGGCGGCGGAGGCATCACCCGGCTCGTCCGCCTGCTCGGCCTGGAGAAGGCGTTCCCGCTGCTCACCGAGGGACGCAGGCTGCGTCCCGCCGACGCCCTCGACGCCGGCCTCGTCGACGCGCTCGTCCCCGACCGCGACACGCTGCTCGCCGAGGCGAAGGCGTGGCTGCTCGCCCACCCCGACGCACGGCAGCCCTGGGACGCCGACGGCTACCGCATGCCGGGCGGCTCGCCCGCGAGCCCCACGATGTACCAGCTGCTCGCGGCCGCTCCCGCCCTGCTGCATGCCAGGACGCGGGGCAACTTCCCCGCACCGCTGGCGATCCTGTCGGCCGCCGTCGAGGGCGCGCTCGTCGACGTCGACACCGCCCTCACGATCGAGAGCCGCTACCTCACCAAGGTCGTCACCGGCCAGGTCGCGAAGAACATGATCGGCACGTTCTGGTTCCAGCTGAACGCGATCACATCCGGGCGATCGAGGCCGGACGGCGTCGAGCCTCGGCCCACACGCCGCCTGGGGGTGCTCGGCGCCGGCATGATGGGCGCCGGCATCGCCTACGTCAGCGCGCTCGCCGGCATCGACGTCGTGCTGAAGGACGTCGACCTGGCCAGGGCCGAGACCGGCCGGGCGAAGGTCGCGGCACTCCTCGACGAACGCGTCGCCAAGGGACCCCTCGGCGCGGACGACCGTGCGGCGATCGTCGCCCGGGTCACGCCGACAGGTGACGACGCCGACCTCGCCGGTTGCGACCTCGTCATCGAGGCGGTGTTCGAGGACCGCGCACTGAAGCACCGCGTGACGGCGGCCGCCGAGAGCCGGGTCGCGAACGACGCCGTCATCGCGTCCAACACCTCCACGCTGCCGATCACCGGCCTCGCCGAGGCGGTGCCCGACCCCAAGCGCTTCGTCGGGCTGCACTTCTTCTCGCCGGTGCACAAGATGCCGCTGGTCGAGATCATCCGCGGCGAGCAGACGAGCGACGAGACCCTCGCCCGCGCGTTCGACTACGTCCGGCAGATCGAGAAGACCCCGATCGTCGTCAACGACTCGCGCGGCTTCTTCACCTCGCGGGTGTTCGCGGCGTACGCGCTCGAGGGCATCGCCATGCTCGCCGAGGGCGTGCACCCCGCGCTGATCGAGAACGTCGCGCGACGTGCCGGCCAGCCCGTCGGCCCGCTCGCGGTCACCGACGAGGTCACGCACACGCTGATGTGGCACATCAGGGAGCAGACGCTCGCCGACCTGACCGCCGCCGGGCAGCCCGTCGAGGGCAACCACCTCGTCGACCACCCGGCCTTCGCCGTGGTCGACACGTTCGTCAACGAGCTGCGCCGCACCGGCAAGGCCGCGGGTGCCGGCTTCTACGAGTACCCGGACGAGGGACGCAAGCGCCTCTGGCCGGAGCTCGTCACCCGCTACCACCGCACCGACGCCGCCGTCCCCGAGCAGGACGTCCGCGACCGGCTGCTCTTCGCCCAGGCGATCGACACCGTGCGCTGCCTGGAGGCGGGCGTGCTCACCTCGGTCGCCGACGCCAACGTCGGCAGCATCTTCGGGCTCGGCTTCCCGGCCTGGACCGGCGGCGCGCTGCAGTTCGTGAACGCGCACGGCGTGGCGGCGTTCGTCGAGCGCGCCGACTACCTCGCCGACCGGTACGGCGACAGGTTCGCGCCACCCACCCTGCTCAGGGAGAAGGCCGCTCGCGGCGAGACCTTCTGA
- a CDS encoding polyketide cyclase, protein MASHHEEPRVVSASREISAEAGRIFEFIADPTRQPRWDGNENLSEAPPGQRVRAVGDVFTMTLTIDHAVRENHVVEFDEPHRIAWRPAEPGREPPGHLWRWELEPIDASTTRVTHTYDWTRLTDEDRMPRARATTADKLQASLDRLAALAEGR, encoded by the coding sequence ATGGCCAGTCATCACGAGGAGCCCCGTGTCGTCAGCGCCAGCCGCGAGATCTCGGCCGAGGCCGGGCGGATCTTCGAATTCATCGCCGACCCGACCCGCCAGCCTCGCTGGGACGGCAACGAGAACCTGTCGGAGGCGCCTCCCGGCCAGCGGGTCCGCGCGGTCGGCGACGTCTTCACGATGACCCTGACGATCGACCACGCGGTTCGCGAGAACCACGTGGTCGAGTTCGACGAGCCCCACCGCATCGCGTGGAGACCCGCCGAGCCGGGTCGGGAACCGCCGGGGCACTTGTGGCGATGGGAGCTCGAGCCGATCGACGCGTCGACGACGCGGGTCACGCACACCTACGACTGGACCCGGTTGACCGACGAGGATCGGATGCCGCGCGCTCGGGCGACCACGGCGGACAAGTTGCAGGCCTCGCTCGACCGCCTCGCGGCCCTCGCTGAGGGTCGCTGA
- a CDS encoding helix-turn-helix domain-containing protein, with protein MDSRTIGGRYVSAALAGARRAGVDPVPLLRAAGIPTPLLDDQRARVTPEQFTALVRSLWEVLDDEFMGLGPIPCKRGTFAMMCHATIHCADLGSALRRGFAFYRLFPGAPRMSVSVDGDEARVDVDVQVDDTDRFLAESVLVIWHRFSSWATGRRIPLRRTDCAYPEPPHSAEYDLLFGCAPRFDAPRTSLAFDAALLRMPILQDEQSLRLFLRDAPAGLLARRDYGTRIADRVRRLLERPGQRHLRSLREVAADLALSEQSVRRKLHDDGTSFRAVREDVLRDAAVAALVRGDEPVEQLAARLGFSEASAFHRAFKRWTGSTPGSYRERAESSDGR; from the coding sequence ATGGACTCGCGCACGATCGGCGGACGGTACGTCAGTGCCGCACTGGCCGGCGCGAGGCGGGCCGGGGTCGATCCCGTCCCGTTGCTGCGCGCCGCCGGCATCCCCACGCCGCTGCTCGACGACCAGCGGGCCCGGGTGACGCCGGAGCAGTTCACCGCGCTCGTCCGGTCGCTGTGGGAGGTGCTCGACGACGAGTTCATGGGGCTCGGACCGATCCCCTGCAAGCGCGGGACGTTCGCGATGATGTGCCACGCGACGATCCACTGCGCCGACCTCGGCTCGGCCCTGCGACGGGGCTTCGCCTTCTACCGGCTGTTCCCCGGTGCGCCGCGGATGAGCGTGTCCGTCGACGGTGACGAGGCACGGGTCGACGTCGACGTGCAGGTGGACGACACCGACCGGTTCCTCGCCGAGTCGGTCCTCGTCATCTGGCACCGCTTCTCCAGCTGGGCGACCGGCCGCCGCATCCCGTTGCGGCGTACCGACTGCGCGTACCCGGAGCCCCCGCACAGCGCGGAGTACGACCTGCTCTTCGGCTGCGCGCCGCGGTTCGACGCGCCGCGCACGAGCCTGGCGTTCGACGCCGCTCTGCTGCGGATGCCCATTCTCCAGGACGAGCAGTCGCTGCGCCTCTTCCTCCGCGACGCACCCGCGGGCCTGCTCGCCCGCCGTGACTACGGCACGAGGATCGCCGATCGGGTGCGGCGCCTGCTCGAGCGTCCCGGCCAGCGGCATCTGCGGAGCCTGCGCGAGGTCGCGGCCGACCTGGCACTGAGCGAGCAGAGCGTCCGCAGGAAGCTGCATGACGACGGTACGTCCTTCCGCGCGGTGCGCGAGGACGTGCTCCGCGATGCCGCGGTGGCGGCACTGGTGCGCGGCGACGAGCCCGTCGAGCAGCTCGCGGCGCGCCTCGGGTTCTCCGAGGCCAGCGCGTTCCACCGTGCGTTCAAGCGGTGGACGGGATCCACGCCCGGCTCGTACCGGGAGCGGGCGGAGAGCTCCGACGGTCGGTGA
- a CDS encoding acyl-CoA dehydrogenase, translated as MRERHFTAEQQEYRRAFRDFVEHEIVPRQAAWEEAGIVDTDVWRLAGKHDFLLPWADPAYGGLGLTDIRYEQVVIEELCRANETGFGSPVHSAIVAPYLDTYGTEEQKRRFLPGAVSGESILAIAITEPDAGSDVAGMRTTAVEHDDHWVLNGAKTFISNGINANVCVVAARTDPGQSHAVGLFLVEADTPGFGRGRKLDKLGLRTQDTAELFFTDARVPKANVLGDPREGFKAIMSMFAQERLIIAMGSAAGAEAALDMTLAYVRERQAFGRSIGKFQNTRFTLASARTKIDAAYALVDRCTLAHVEGELSPQQAAEAKLFASETLGEVVDDCVQLFGGYGYMWEYPITKMYADARIQRVYAGTSEIMREVIGRSMDL; from the coding sequence CTGCGTGAGCGTCACTTCACCGCGGAGCAGCAGGAGTACCGGCGGGCGTTCCGCGACTTCGTCGAGCACGAGATCGTGCCGCGGCAGGCCGCGTGGGAGGAAGCCGGCATCGTCGACACCGACGTGTGGCGCCTCGCGGGCAAGCACGACTTCCTGCTGCCCTGGGCCGACCCTGCGTACGGCGGTCTCGGTCTCACCGACATCAGGTACGAGCAGGTCGTCATCGAGGAGCTGTGCCGCGCCAACGAGACCGGCTTCGGTTCGCCGGTGCACTCGGCGATCGTCGCGCCGTACCTCGACACGTACGGCACCGAGGAGCAGAAGCGCCGGTTCCTGCCGGGTGCCGTCTCGGGCGAGTCGATCCTCGCGATCGCGATCACCGAGCCCGACGCGGGCTCCGACGTCGCCGGCATGCGCACCACCGCGGTGGAGCACGACGACCACTGGGTGCTCAACGGCGCGAAGACGTTCATCTCCAACGGCATCAACGCGAACGTGTGCGTCGTCGCCGCCCGCACCGACCCCGGGCAGAGCCACGCCGTCGGACTGTTCCTCGTCGAGGCCGACACCCCGGGCTTCGGCCGCGGCCGCAAGCTCGACAAGCTCGGACTGCGCACCCAGGACACCGCGGAGCTGTTCTTCACCGACGCCCGCGTGCCGAAGGCCAACGTGCTCGGCGACCCGCGCGAGGGCTTCAAGGCGATCATGTCCATGTTCGCCCAGGAACGTCTCATCATCGCGATGGGCAGCGCCGCGGGTGCTGAGGCCGCGCTCGACATGACCCTGGCGTACGTCCGCGAGCGGCAGGCGTTCGGCCGGTCCATCGGCAAGTTCCAGAACACCAGGTTCACCCTGGCGTCGGCGCGTACCAAGATCGACGCCGCGTACGCCCTCGTCGACCGGTGCACGCTCGCGCACGTCGAGGGGGAACTCAGCCCTCAGCAGGCGGCCGAGGCGAAGCTGTTCGCGAGCGAGACGCTCGGCGAGGTCGTCGACGACTGCGTCCAGCTGTTCGGCGGCTACGGCTACATGTGGGAGTACCCGATCACCAAGATGTACGCCGACGCCCGCATCCAGCGCGTCTACGCCGGCACGTCGGAGATCATGCGGGAGGTCATCGGCCGCTCGATGGACCTGTGA
- a CDS encoding CoA transferase, producing MPGPLQGLRVVELSNLAPVPFACMMLSDLGAEVLRIDRAAHVSSMPYDAAGDALARGRRSVGVDLKTPDGREVLLRLAGSADVLIEGYRPGVCERLGIGPADCLARNARLVYARLSGWGQEGPLATSAGHDIDYLAVSGALWPIGPSGQPPTPPLNYVADFGGGGMLAVVGILAALHERGRSGTGQVVDAAMVDGAALLSTAVHGYRAGGIWNDERGTNPLDGSAPFYRCYACADGAYVAVGAIEPQFYGALLTGLGLDLDSLPDQYDRDWWPEMAEHLGREFATRTRDEWVGAFAGTDACVAPVLTPGEAPEHEHNAERGTFVDVGGQIQPGVAPRLSRTPGRVQGPPPRAGQHTAQALGDWGFTENEVADLLAAGTVR from the coding sequence ATGCCAGGACCGTTGCAGGGCCTCCGCGTCGTCGAGCTCTCCAACCTGGCACCGGTGCCCTTCGCCTGCATGATGCTGTCCGACCTCGGTGCGGAGGTGCTCAGGATCGACCGTGCGGCGCACGTGTCGTCGATGCCGTACGACGCGGCCGGTGACGCGCTCGCCCGCGGCCGCCGCTCGGTCGGCGTCGACCTGAAGACCCCCGACGGCCGCGAGGTGCTGCTGCGGCTCGCCGGGTCCGCGGACGTCCTCATCGAGGGCTACCGGCCCGGCGTGTGCGAGCGCCTCGGGATCGGGCCCGCCGACTGCCTGGCCCGCAACGCGCGGCTCGTCTACGCACGGCTCAGCGGCTGGGGCCAGGAGGGTCCACTCGCCACGTCGGCGGGACACGACATCGACTACCTCGCGGTCTCCGGTGCGCTGTGGCCGATCGGTCCGAGTGGCCAGCCGCCGACCCCGCCGCTCAACTACGTCGCCGACTTCGGCGGCGGCGGCATGCTCGCCGTCGTCGGCATCCTCGCCGCACTGCATGAACGCGGCCGGTCGGGCACGGGCCAGGTCGTCGACGCCGCGATGGTCGACGGCGCCGCACTGCTGTCGACGGCCGTCCACGGCTACCGCGCGGGCGGCATCTGGAACGACGAACGCGGCACCAACCCGCTCGACGGCAGTGCACCGTTCTACCGCTGCTACGCCTGCGCCGACGGCGCGTACGTCGCGGTCGGCGCCATCGAGCCGCAGTTCTACGGCGCCCTGCTCACCGGGCTCGGGCTCGACCTCGACAGCCTCCCCGACCAGTACGACCGCGACTGGTGGCCGGAGATGGCCGAGCACCTGGGCCGGGAGTTCGCGACCAGAACGAGGGACGAGTGGGTCGGTGCCTTCGCCGGCACCGACGCCTGCGTCGCCCCCGTCCTCACGCCGGGCGAGGCGCCCGAGCACGAGCACAATGCCGAACGCGGAACGTTCGTCGACGTGGGCGGGCAGATTCAGCCCGGCGTCGCGCCCCGGCTGTCCCGCACCCCCGGACGCGTCCAGGGACCACCTCCCCGGGCCGGTCAGCACACGGCGCAGGCTCTCGGCGACTGGGGGTTCACCGAGAACGAGGTCGCCGACCTCCTGGCCGCAGGCACCGTACGCTGA
- a CDS encoding GNAT family N-acetyltransferase produces the protein MRQLVIEPASGEDVTAYLRMRDEAAEQMVARGIVQWRPGELTEDALRRWAVDGEIFAARLDGTLVGGLFVMWSDPVFWGDRDDKAGYTHGLLVDRRLKGEGLGRRLLAFAEEHIRDSGRALSRLDTVTTNAVLRGYYRAAGYREVGERTFEGGKVLAHGAPIGAVTLFEKSL, from the coding sequence GTGCGGCAACTCGTCATCGAGCCCGCGTCCGGCGAGGACGTGACGGCCTACCTTCGGATGCGCGACGAGGCCGCGGAACAGATGGTCGCCCGCGGGATCGTGCAGTGGCGGCCCGGCGAGCTCACCGAGGACGCGTTGCGCCGGTGGGCCGTCGACGGCGAGATCTTCGCGGCGCGACTCGACGGCACGCTCGTCGGCGGGCTGTTCGTCATGTGGTCCGACCCCGTCTTCTGGGGCGACCGCGACGACAAGGCGGGATACACGCACGGCCTGCTGGTCGACCGGCGACTCAAGGGCGAGGGGCTCGGCCGCCGGCTGCTGGCGTTCGCCGAGGAGCACATCAGGGACAGTGGGCGGGCGCTGTCGCGCCTCGACACCGTGACGACCAACGCCGTCCTTCGCGGCTACTACCGTGCGGCCGGGTACCGCGAGGTGGGCGAGCGCACGTTCGAGGGCGGGAAGGTCCTGGCCCACGGCGCCCCGATCGGCGCGGTCACGCTGTTCGAGAAGTCCTTGTAG
- a CDS encoding 5-guanidino-2-oxopentanoate decarboxylase: MAQLTGGRALVAALAAHEVDTVFGIPGTHNLAVYAHLGAYGIRHVTPRHEQGAGFAADGYARVTGFPGVVLTTTGPAVLNAATAIAQAYSDSVPVLLVSPGMPLDHPATGNGYLHEVKDQSAALAALTAGSERVTSVAEIPVAVAGAFAAMSTGRPRPRHLEIPLDLLDESADVTVVPPIPAPRPAVEDGDVRGAAELLGFALRPGIVVGGGARGACTEVRRLAERLDAPVVATVGGKGVLPEDHPLALGTGLHHANVAEFVRDCDVVLAVGTELAPADLWNGPLPAPELLVRVDIDPAQITANALPDAAVVGDAALVLRALVAALGPRPQPGRRRAAATRDAGRAETWRARIEDDARADGRRWLSLLDVLHDALERDGILVGDSAMVCYYGAIANMPRYHPRTFLYPTGLGTLGYGLPAAIGAMVGWPDVRVLALHGDGGFMFTAPELATAAELGLPLPVVVVDNGGYGEIRHEMRGRGDRPVAVDFAPVDFVGLARSLGCHGEHVDGPAELAPALEHAFAADRPTVLHIEEEK; encoded by the coding sequence GTGGCGCAGCTCACCGGTGGTCGGGCCCTCGTCGCGGCGCTCGCCGCGCACGAGGTCGACACCGTCTTCGGCATCCCGGGCACGCACAACCTCGCCGTCTACGCCCACCTCGGCGCGTACGGGATCCGGCACGTCACGCCGCGGCACGAGCAGGGTGCGGGATTCGCCGCTGACGGGTACGCGCGGGTCACGGGCTTCCCCGGGGTGGTGCTCACGACCACGGGACCGGCGGTCCTCAACGCCGCGACCGCGATCGCGCAGGCGTACTCCGACTCCGTGCCCGTGCTGCTGGTCTCGCCCGGCATGCCGCTCGACCACCCCGCAACGGGCAACGGCTACCTGCACGAGGTGAAGGACCAGAGCGCGGCACTCGCGGCCCTGACGGCAGGCAGCGAACGCGTGACGAGCGTCGCCGAGATCCCGGTGGCGGTCGCCGGCGCGTTCGCCGCGATGTCGACCGGCAGGCCGCGGCCGCGCCACCTCGAGATCCCGCTCGACCTGCTCGACGAGTCCGCGGACGTCACTGTCGTCCCGCCGATCCCCGCGCCCCGGCCCGCGGTCGAGGACGGGGACGTGCGCGGAGCCGCCGAGCTGCTCGGCTTCGCGCTGCGTCCCGGCATCGTCGTCGGCGGGGGAGCGCGTGGCGCGTGCACCGAGGTACGGCGGCTGGCCGAACGGCTCGACGCCCCGGTCGTCGCCACGGTGGGCGGCAAGGGTGTGCTCCCCGAGGACCACCCCCTGGCACTCGGGACGGGCCTGCACCACGCGAACGTCGCGGAGTTCGTGCGCGACTGCGACGTCGTGCTCGCCGTCGGCACCGAGCTCGCGCCGGCCGACCTGTGGAACGGCCCGCTGCCGGCGCCCGAGCTGCTCGTCCGCGTCGACATCGATCCGGCGCAGATCACCGCCAACGCGCTGCCCGACGCGGCCGTCGTCGGTGACGCGGCGCTCGTCCTGCGCGCGCTCGTCGCCGCCCTCGGCCCGCGACCGCAACCGGGTCGGCGCCGCGCCGCCGCGACCAGGGACGCCGGGCGCGCCGAGACCTGGCGCGCGCGTATCGAGGACGACGCGCGTGCCGACGGCAGGCGCTGGCTCTCCCTGCTCGACGTCCTCCACGACGCACTCGAGCGCGACGGCATCCTCGTCGGCGACAGCGCGATGGTCTGCTACTACGGCGCCATCGCGAACATGCCGCGGTACCACCCGCGTACCTTTCTCTACCCGACCGGCCTCGGCACCCTCGGGTACGGGCTGCCGGCAGCCATCGGCGCGATGGTCGGCTGGCCGGACGTCCGCGTGCTCGCGCTCCACGGCGACGGCGGGTTCATGTTCACCGCGCCCGAGCTCGCGACGGCCGCCGAGCTGGGGCTCCCGTTGCCGGTCGTCGTCGTCGACAACGGCGGATACGGCGAGATCCGGCACGAGATGCGCGGCCGCGGCGACCGCCCCGTCGCCGTCGACTTCGCGCCGGTCGACTTCGTCGGCCTCGCCCGCTCGCTCGGCTGCCACGGCGAGCACGTCGACGGCCCGGCCGAGCTCGCACCGGCCCTGGAGCACGCCTTCGCAGCCGACCGGCCCACGGTGCTGCACATCGAGGAAGAGAAGTAG
- a CDS encoding glutamate dehydrogenase has product MSAGAEEHAAGRGRGDRRTGPGVVATPAEGERRSGRGEAQTEPLVQVTWTDPVTGAKGYLVLDTLVRGIASGGLRLRKGCTLDEVRGLARGMARKEALVYDPADRYIPLGGAKGGIDVDPDDPDKQAVLHRFLRDLLPTVREQWCLGEDFGVRQDMLDAVFADLGVPSTVEPLFARIDDAPAARRRMKEAFSVDVDGVRLDELVGGYGVAAAAAAYLETAGRDLRGSTAVVQGFGSIGGGAARYLARGGASVVAVADREGLIVDESGLDVEELLRARDPGGRIDRSRLTGVTLRPGEDWLDVPCDVLVPAAVSYVIQGADADRVRAGVVVEGANMPTLPDAEVALTARGVPVVPDFLANVATNAWWWWLVFGDVEPTPASSFDKVTTTMRRLVTTVVRDAAGSGTTLREAALALVERNRAELARRYGD; this is encoded by the coding sequence ATGAGCGCAGGAGCTGAGGAGCACGCCGCAGGTAGGGGTCGCGGTGACCGTCGGACCGGGCCGGGCGTCGTCGCGACACCTGCCGAAGGCGAGCGACGAAGCGGGCGCGGTGAGGCGCAGACGGAGCCGCTGGTCCAGGTCACGTGGACCGACCCGGTCACGGGTGCCAAGGGCTACCTCGTGCTCGACACGCTCGTCCGCGGCATCGCCAGCGGCGGGCTCCGGCTGCGCAAGGGCTGCACGCTCGACGAGGTGCGCGGCCTCGCCCGGGGGATGGCCCGCAAGGAGGCACTCGTCTACGACCCGGCCGACCGGTACATCCCGCTCGGCGGCGCCAAGGGCGGGATCGACGTCGACCCCGACGACCCGGACAAGCAGGCGGTGCTGCACCGCTTCCTCCGCGACCTGCTCCCGACCGTCAGGGAGCAGTGGTGCCTCGGCGAGGACTTCGGCGTCCGGCAGGACATGCTCGACGCGGTCTTCGCCGACCTCGGCGTCCCGTCGACGGTCGAGCCGCTCTTCGCCAGGATCGACGACGCACCGGCCGCGCGCAGACGGATGAAGGAGGCCTTCTCCGTCGACGTCGACGGCGTGCGGCTCGACGAGCTCGTCGGCGGCTACGGCGTCGCCGCCGCCGCGGCCGCGTACCTCGAGACCGCCGGCCGTGACCTGCGCGGGTCGACCGCCGTGGTGCAGGGCTTCGGCTCGATCGGCGGAGGAGCCGCGCGCTACCTCGCACGCGGCGGTGCCTCGGTCGTCGCGGTCGCCGACCGCGAGGGCCTGATCGTCGACGAGTCCGGGCTGGACGTCGAGGAGCTGCTCAGGGCACGCGACCCTGGCGGCCGCATCGACAGGTCGCGTCTCACCGGCGTCACCCTGCGACCGGGAGAGGACTGGCTCGACGTGCCCTGCGACGTTCTCGTACCGGCCGCGGTCTCGTACGTCATCCAGGGCGCGGACGCCGACCGGGTGCGCGCCGGCGTCGTCGTCGAGGGCGCCAACATGCCGACACTGCCCGACGCCGAGGTCGCGCTCACCGCACGGGGCGTGCCGGTGGTGCCGGACTTCCTCGCCAACGTCGCCACCAACGCGTGGTGGTGGTGGCTGGTCTTCGGCGACGTCGAGCCCACGCCCGCGTCGTCGTTCGACAAGGTCACCACGACCATGAGGCGACTCGTCACGACCGTCGTGCGCGACGCCGCCGGGTCGGGCACCACGCTGCGCGAGGCCGCGCTCGCGCTCGTGGAGCGCAACCGCGCCGAGCTCGCCCGCCGGTACGGCGACTGA
- a CDS encoding ATP-binding cassette domain-containing protein, with product MGHVEAARLRQMLPDGRVLYDDVSFRVGDGSTVALVGANGSGKTTLLRTAAGDLDPTSGAVSSSGGVGVMRQFIGSIRDASTVRDLLVSVAPTAVRDAAHELDAAELAMLDTDDEPTQLRYASALAAYADAGGYDTEVRWDTCCTSALGKPFEQVRWREIRTLSGGEQKRLALEALLRGPDQVLLLDEPDNYLDVPAKEWLEDVLRATKQTVLFVSHDRELLARTADRIVTVEGGTAWVHGGGFGTYDDARQARHDRMDEVRRRWDEEHARLKQLVATMKQKASYNSDMASRYQAALTRLRRFEAGGPPQKRPPAQRIRMRLAGGRTGVRAVVCEGLALTGLTSPFDTEVRYGERVAVLGANGTGKSHFLRLLAGWADIDGTARPDAVAHTGAWKLGARVVPGHFAQTHERPDLVGRTPAEVLWRDHSLQLHDAMHALARYGLAPSGEQPFDTLSGGQQARLQILLLELSGSTLLLLDEPTDNLDLESADALEQGLAEYQGTVLAVTHDRWFAKGFDRYLVFGGDGTVRETPEPIWEPGG from the coding sequence GTGGGCCACGTAGAAGCGGCGCGACTGCGCCAGATGCTGCCGGACGGACGCGTCCTGTACGACGACGTCTCGTTCCGCGTCGGCGACGGCAGTACCGTGGCCCTGGTCGGCGCCAACGGCTCTGGCAAGACCACGCTCCTGCGTACCGCCGCGGGCGACCTCGACCCGACCTCCGGCGCGGTGAGCAGCAGTGGCGGGGTCGGTGTCATGCGGCAGTTCATCGGCTCCATCCGCGACGCCTCGACGGTCCGCGACCTGCTGGTGAGCGTCGCGCCCACGGCGGTGCGCGACGCCGCCCACGAGCTCGACGCGGCGGAGCTCGCGATGCTCGACACCGACGACGAGCCGACCCAGCTGCGCTACGCGAGCGCGCTCGCGGCCTACGCGGACGCGGGCGGGTACGACACCGAGGTCAGGTGGGACACCTGCTGCACGAGCGCACTCGGCAAGCCGTTCGAGCAGGTCAGGTGGCGTGAGATACGCACCCTGTCCGGCGGCGAGCAGAAGCGGCTCGCTCTCGAGGCGCTGCTCCGCGGCCCCGACCAGGTGCTGTTGCTCGACGAGCCCGACAACTACCTCGACGTCCCCGCCAAGGAGTGGCTCGAGGACGTGCTGCGCGCGACGAAGCAGACGGTGCTGTTCGTCTCCCACGACCGCGAGCTGCTCGCCCGTACCGCCGACCGGATCGTCACGGTCGAGGGTGGCACGGCGTGGGTGCACGGCGGCGGGTTCGGCACCTACGACGACGCCAGGCAGGCGCGGCACGACCGGATGGACGAGGTCAGGCGCCGCTGGGACGAGGAGCACGCCAGGCTCAAGCAGCTCGTCGCCACCATGAAGCAGAAGGCGTCGTACAACTCCGACATGGCGAGCCGCTACCAGGCGGCGCTCACCCGGCTGCGCCGCTTCGAGGCCGGCGGCCCACCGCAGAAGCGGCCACCCGCGCAGCGCATCAGGATGCGACTCGCGGGTGGCCGCACCGGCGTACGTGCCGTCGTCTGCGAGGGCCTCGCGCTCACCGGCCTCACCTCACCGTTCGACACCGAGGTCAGGTACGGCGAGCGCGTCGCGGTCCTCGGCGCCAACGGCACGGGCAAGTCGCACTTCCTGCGCCTCCTCGCCGGCTGGGCCGATATCGACGGGACGGCGCGGCCGGACGCGGTGGCGCACACGGGCGCGTGGAAGCTCGGCGCCCGGGTGGTGCCCGGCCACTTCGCGCAGACGCACGAGCGCCCCGACCTCGTCGGGCGCACTCCGGCCGAGGTGCTGTGGCGCGACCATTCGCTGCAGCTGCACGACGCGATGCACGCGCTCGCCAGGTACGGGCTCGCGCCGAGCGGCGAGCAACCGTTCGACACGCTGTCGGGCGGCCAGCAGGCGCGGCTGCAGATCCTGCTGCTCGAGCTGTCCGGCTCCACGCTGCTACTCCTCGACGAGCCGACCGACAACCTCGACCTGGAGAGCGCCGACGCGCTGGAGCAGGGCCTCGCCGAGTACCAGGGCACCGTGCTCGCCGTCACCCACGACCGGTGGTTCGCCAAGGGCTTCGACCGCTACCTGGTGTTCGGCGGCGACGGCACGGTCCGCGAGACACCCGAGCCGATCTGGGAGCCCGGCGGCTGA